The sequence below is a genomic window from Thermoproteota archaeon.
CACAAGGCATATGCTGATGGCCTAAACTCTGTACTTGATAGTATTGCCGGACAATTTCACCCTACATACATCTCTGCGATTTTATCTGACTTGAATTTGGTACCGGAATCTGCTCGAAGTAAAGTGAATTTCTTTGGCGGGGGATATGAGAATCATAGATTATTTTGGGAGATGATGAGCCCCAATGGCGGAGGTTCCCCTGGTGGAAAAATTGGAGATGCCATTGATGTCTATTTTGGAAGCTTTGAGAAATTCAAAGAGGAATTTTCTGCAAAGACTGCTTTAATCCAAGGAAGTGGATGGGGATGGCTTGTCTATGATGATAACTTTAAGCGATTAGAGTATCTTAGCACTCAAGACCAAACTAGTCCTTGGACAAGAAATAGAAGGCCAATTTTAGGTCTAGATGTTTGGGAACATGCTTACTATCTGAAATATCAAAACAAAAGAGCTGACTATATTGATGCATGGTGGAATGTTGTAAATTGGGACTCGATTGATTACCAATTCTCTGAAATTTCGGCATAATTTGGATAAAGTCTTTTAACTAATTTCCCAATCGTTTGCATAATGAACAAGACTATCAAGTACCTTGGATTGTTACTAATCCTTCCACTATTTACTGTGGCACTGACGACAAACTTTGCAATTGATGCAGAAGCTGCAAAAGGGCAAGGCGTTCCAACAAAATCATACGGTTCTAAAACTCAGGTATGTGGTGACAGACTTTGTTCTGAGATTCCTGGTGGAAAAGCTGGATTTGAATCTGGAAACACAAGTACACAAACTACTGTACCTCCAAAAGAAAAACCAGCAATGAAAGATGAATCCATGAAATCCATGGAGAAACCAGCAATGAAAGATGATCACATGAAAGATGATCACATGAAAGATGATAACATGAAAGACAAATCCATGAAATCCATGGAAGCTCACAAAGAAAGTTCTGGCTTGAAACTATCTAGAGCAAATGTCCCGGCAACGATTCCATTACATCATGGATTCTATGATGGCGGAGATGTTTACTATATCATTACTGATGCCAGTGATCCTAAACATGCTGATGTTATTACCGAACAGCAAGGTTGGAAAGTTGAATTAGCTCCACTTTTAGCTAATGCTCCTGAAGAAGCATTGTCTACGACATACTTCTTTACTAACGGAGTCAAAGGCGACGGTATTCATGGATATCAAGGTCAAGTCTTTACATCTACACCTGCACAACCAGAAATGTACAGCGGATTGACTTCTCACATCCATGTAACATGGACTGATGCATCAAAAGCACGTCTTTTGATGTCTGAAGAAGATATTCTAAATGCTGAAAAAGCAGGCGAAGTTGCACTATCACCACTACCTGTGGTAATCAACATGCCTCAGATTGTATGGCCTGATGGGCAAATGATGGTAAAAGAGGACAAGACTCTCACTGATAAAACACCATACGGTGGAGGACAAGTACTAGATATTGATACTGAAGAAATGACTGTGACCTTTATTGCACATAGAGGTTGGGGACCAGACGGTAGAACAATTTACTACATTGTAACTGACGCTACCCCGAGTGGTCCTGCAGAAATGATGGGTGTAGTTTATTCTCCAACATCTGCAAGTCTCTTGGCAAACTCTGGAGCAGTAGACCTATTCCAATTTATGAATGGACTTAAGGGTACTGGACCATTAGGATTCCAACCTGGAATTGCAGCAGGTGCACCTGGTGATGAAAACTATTCACCAATGTGGAGAATCTTTTTGGTTGGATGGGAAGATCCTCATCATGCAAAATTGTTAGAGACAACTGGTGATATCAACTACTACAAAGAAGCAGGCAAACTCAAAGTCAATATCGCAAAACCGATGGACTCAGATCACATAGTGAACTGTCCATTCATTGATCCCTTCCAATAGGGACTAATCTTTTCTTTTTATTTTGAGGAACATCCTGATTTTTATCGTAAATTGCTTTTAGAGTACGTTTCAAAACTCCGAATCGTATTTTAGTATCTAACAGATATCGATATCGATGATTTACGGACTGGGAGTTTTAATTGCCGTTTCTATGTTATTCATTACAGTTACCCCTGCTTTTGCTCAGCATCATGGTGGTTCATTAGCACCACCAATTGACTTTGGTGGTATGCAGGTAGCACTAAGCTCAGTCTTATCTCCTGAGGATTTTTCATTTGGAGATAGTAAAAGTGCCAACCTGTCCATACGATTTTTTGATAGTACAAGTGATACCAATATCAAAAGCGTAACATACCGTGTGCAAATTTTCCAAGATGATAATCTTGTTGCTAATGAGTATTTTTACGATGAAGATGGAACTCTTGATTTAGAAATCAGACCCACTACTGGATGTACTCAGGAAGATTTATGGAAATGCACAAAATATCTCGGTGAAAAACATGCAATTGCTGGTGCATATTATGCAAGAGGAAGCTCTATTCCAATAATTCAAGGTCCTGTATTTGATAAGAGTGGAGACTATAATGTCAAAGTCTCAATTGTTGGTGCAACAAATCCTAGAACAATGACTACTACTGATTTACACTTTGAAACATTTCTTTCACTTCCTTCTACACAAAACTTTTTCATTAAAACTGCAAATGCTGAAGAATATCCAATCTCTGTAAAGTCATTTTCAGGTGATGTATTAAACTTCAAGTTTGATGATTCATCAAATAAGTTTTCATATGAAATTCCATTTGACTGGAATCATTTAGAACACCATGAAGGCGCAATAAAACAAACAATATCTCTTCCAAAAAGCTTTTCAATTTTTAAACAAGGTCATGATGTAGATGTCTTTGTAGAAGGAGAAAAAATTAAACAAAGCTCTATCCTGTTTGATTCTTCATCTGCTAATGAGAACCAAATTCGTTTGAGCATATCACATGAAAAATTAGTGCAAATTCAAAACAAAAATTCTAATAAAAATTCCATGTTGGTGGAGATCTCCTCTGGTGAAAAATCAGAGCTGAATCACTTGGACTTTAAATTTGAAAATGGATACACAGCAAAAGTCTCATGGAACTCAAAATCAAAATCTGGTGAAAAAATCCCATTTAGTTTTTCATTCTTTGACTCTAATGGAGCTCCAGCTAAAAACATCTTGTTTGCATACAGCCTACTTGATTCATCAGGAAAAGAATTCTGGTCAAACATTGGCTCTAATCAAAAATATCTTGGAATCTTGTCTTCAAGTGGAACCTTCAATGAATCAGTATTGCTCGCAAAGGATGGGAAATATCAGATGAAGGTAATCTTGACTGGTCAAGGAGAACAAAACTTTGCAAAATTCTTTACATCCCAAACTGAATTTGAGATCTCATCTAAAGGGGGCACTACTGAAACTAGTTCTCCTGAGGTTCCTTCATGGATAAAGAACAATGCTGGATGGTGGTCAAAAGGCAGTATTGGTGATTCTGACTTTGTCTCAGGAATTCAATACCTAGTCAAAGAAAAGATAATCAAAGTGTCTGCATCGTCTACAGGCGAATCCTCTCCTGAAATCCCATCATGGATTAAGAGTAATGCAGGCTGGTGGTCTGAAGGAAAAATCTCAGATAATGATTTCCTAAAGGGTGTGGAGTTTCTAATCCAAAAGGGAATAATCAAAGTCAACTAATCAGATAATTTTACGAATCTTTATTTCTGATAAAAAATCTGCATTTTATCATGGATTTTATGCTGGAAGAAGAATTAATCGATCTTATGACTCACTGTCTTCAAAATCCTGAATCATCTGATGTAGAAGAAAAAAAACAAAGGATCTCTCAAATTGGTCAAGAACTGTATGATGATGGTGGTGTAGATGCAATGGAGAACTTTTTCTTTGCAATTAGAAATAGAATTCAAGAAGAGATCAAAAAAGATCCTCAACCATTTAGATCGCTGTGGAATGGAATCAGTGATGAATGGAAGTATTAGTTTTTAAAAACCCTGTAATTTTTTGAATATTTCTTTAGTAGGATAACAATGATGATGCATTGTTACAAATAATGTATTGACGCAAGTATTTTGCAATATTATTGGGGAGGGGTGGTATCAACCTCAAATGATAGGGATTTTTCTGTATAATCAAAATCGACTTTTTTCAACTGAAAACTCTCAAAAACATATTTGTACAATCCTGAAAGATATATTGACCACTTTGCACCCATGTCATGCTGAATAACAAAAGTGTGCTTTGTTTCATCTATAATGTGACTGTATGGATAATTTGATATTCGTATCCATGTCTCAATCACATTCAGTGCTGTTTCGATATTGTATTTTTGTCGTAATAACAATACAATGTCTTTTGTCGTATCTGCTGCTACCTTTTCAGCAATATTCATTATCTCACTTCCGGAATATTTTTCCAAAAGCAACTTGATCAACTGTTTTCGTAATGAAACAAAACCTGCTTGAGTAGCTGCAGAATGCCAATCCACATAAGAGCTTACAATTTGGTTTGCAAGTGTATTAAGTGAAATCTCTTTTTTCTTTGCCTCCTCATTTAATATCCTGAGGTTGTTTGGATCAAGCCTGAATGTGACACTTGTTTTTGTTTTTTTAACTTCACTCATACTTTCTTACAGTAAGCATTGCATGTAAGCCTTTGCTTGCATTGCACGAAAATGCATACAAATGATTGCAGTGAATAAAAATTGTTTAGGAAAATTTTCTTTGTTGCAAAAAATTCATGAAATTTTAATAATATTTGTAAAAATTAGATCATAGATACTACCAATGAATCTACATGAAGAATACGAAAAAAATGAATCGATAAGACCAAGAGTTGTAATTGTGGATGATGACTCTGATATTACAGATGTACTCAAGGAGCTGCTAGAAATGAACGGAATGAATGTAGTTGGTGTTGGGGAAAATGGAATGGAGGCAGTAGAACTTTATCAGTATTACAAACCAGATGTCATTGTTACTGATTTAACAATGCCGCAGTATGATGGATTCTTTGCCATCAAAGAAATTCAAAAATTTGATTCCGAGTCAAAGATTATAGTGTATACAGGATGTGATCTGTCGAATCCTGATTCGATAAAAAAGATTGGTGCCTCTGTGATAATTCAAAAACCCTACCGCTTGAGCAATCTTGTTGGTGCAATTTATGGGGTATTGGGAATACAAGCTTGAAATCTATTGATGGAATTTTGATAATTTCATATAAAAATTAATTTTTGTCTAAAAGCATTAACTTTTTT
It includes:
- a CDS encoding superoxide dismutase yields the protein MVRYELPPLGYGYDELEPYIDAKTMEIHHTKHHKAYADGLNSVLDSIAGQFHPTYISAILSDLNLVPESARSKVNFFGGGYENHRLFWEMMSPNGGGSPGGKIGDAIDVYFGSFEKFKEEFSAKTALIQGSGWGWLVYDDNFKRLEYLSTQDQTSPWTRNRRPILGLDVWEHAYYLKYQNKRADYIDAWWNVVNWDSIDYQFSEISA
- a CDS encoding response regulator, with the protein product MNLHEEYEKNESIRPRVVIVDDDSDITDVLKELLEMNGMNVVGVGENGMEAVELYQYYKPDVIVTDLTMPQYDGFFAIKEIQKFDSESKIIVYTGCDLSNPDSIKKIGASVIIQKPYRLSNLVGAIYGVLGIQA
- a CDS encoding peptidase, whose protein sequence is MIYGLGVLIAVSMLFITVTPAFAQHHGGSLAPPIDFGGMQVALSSVLSPEDFSFGDSKSANLSIRFFDSTSDTNIKSVTYRVQIFQDDNLVANEYFYDEDGTLDLEIRPTTGCTQEDLWKCTKYLGEKHAIAGAYYARGSSIPIIQGPVFDKSGDYNVKVSIVGATNPRTMTTTDLHFETFLSLPSTQNFFIKTANAEEYPISVKSFSGDVLNFKFDDSSNKFSYEIPFDWNHLEHHEGAIKQTISLPKSFSIFKQGHDVDVFVEGEKIKQSSILFDSSSANENQIRLSISHEKLVQIQNKNSNKNSMLVEISSGEKSELNHLDFKFENGYTAKVSWNSKSKSGEKIPFSFSFFDSNGAPAKNILFAYSLLDSSGKEFWSNIGSNQKYLGILSSSGTFNESVLLAKDGKYQMKVILTGQGEQNFAKFFTSQTEFEISSKGGTTETSSPEVPSWIKNNAGWWSKGSIGDSDFVSGIQYLVKEKIIKVSASSTGESSPEIPSWIKSNAGWWSEGKISDNDFLKGVEFLIQKGIIKVN